GACGTTGTTCTAGTGGTCGCTAGCGATCGAATCAGCGCATTCGATCATATCTTAGCCACCGAAATCCCCGATAAGGGAAGAATTCTGACAGGGCTGAGCCTGTGGTGGTTTGAGCAGCTGAACGTGCCAAACCACCTGCTGGCAACCACTGTTGCCGATGGTGTGCCCGCCGAAGTGGCGGGCCGGGCAATGGTGTGCAAGAAACTTCAAATGTTCCCCATCGAGTGCATTTCCCGCGGCTATCTCACGGGTTCCGGGCTGCTTGAATACCGTGCCTCACAAACGGTCTGCAGCCTGCCACTGCCTGCTGGTCTGCTGGATGGTTCACGGTTGAAAGAAGCCATCTTCACCCCTTCAGCAAAGGCCGAAGTGGGTGAACACGATGAAAACATCTCCTTTGAAACCATGGTGGGCTCTGTTGGCGCTCCGGCTGCAGAAGCTTTGCGGAAGCTAACTTTGGAAATTTATTCACGTGCAGAGGAAGTGGCCCGGGAACGCGGCATCATCTTAGCTGACACGAAGGTTGAGTTCGGCACCGATCCTGCTAGCGGAGCCATCACCTTAGGCGATGAAGTGCTAACACCTGATTCCTCACGCTTCTGGGATGCCGAGCTGTGGGCTCCCGGTCAGGCTCAACCAAGCTTTGACAAACAATACGTGCGTGACTGGCTGGCTAGCCCGGAGTCAGGTTGGGACCGATCCTCAGACACTGAGCCCCCAGCACTCCCGGCAGAGGTTGTGGAGCGTACCCGTGCACGGTACATTGAAGCCTTTGAGCGGTTGACGGGCAGCACTTTTATTTAGCCGCACGCGCGAAGTGGTTTAGGTACGGTCGGTAGCAATCTGGGCGGCATGGTCCCGAGCCACGGCTGCACGATCAAGTGCGCCAGCCCGGACATACCTATCCTGAGCATCCCGATATGCACCAAGGGCCTCTTGGAGACGGCCCGATGCCTGCAAAACATTGCCCAATACCAAAGCGCTGTCCCCGGCAATGTGAGGAGCAAGCTCGGTCTTCTGCGCTTCAATGAGCCCCAAAAGTTCTAAAGCCTGGGGAAAGTCCCCGTTGAGATAATTCCAGCGGGCACGCAAAAGCAAGATTTCTAAGTTTTCAGCCGTCGTGGCACCAACTATTGAGTGGGCCAGCTCGCTGCGTTCAATGGCTTGCAGCGTGGCTGGTTCCACGACTCCTGCTGTTAGCCGCACCCAGGCTGTTGCTTTGTTGAACTGGGCCCAACGAGAAAGATCCACAGAAGGGGAAAGAAGGTGGCTCGCCTTGGCGTGATGTTTGAGTCCTGCGCGAGTGTCTTGACGAATGAACGCCACGTTGCCGATGACCCAATGAATTTCTCCCGCTATCTGCGCAGAGGTCTCCTCATTGACAGCTTCGGCAAGAGTTAGGGTATGTGTCCAGGCCTCGTCGAGGCGGCCGGACTCAGCAAGGGCGCCAACAAGTGTCTGTAGCGCCATCAGGTACGCGCTAAACTCTTCGGCACTATCGCCGGAGCCAATTTCAACAGCCTGGGTTGCGTGGATAATCGAGTCCTGCAAAGAACCTGCGTCAAGCATTGCCGCTGCCATGACTTGATGGGCGCGCAGCGAGAGAGCATCGTTTTCCCGGGTGAGGGAGTGCTCCAACAGTGATTGCAGGACTTCGCACGCGCCACTGTAGTCCCCATTTTGACGCAGCGAGTTAGCTGCCAAAAAGGTCATATCCCACCATGTGACTGGGTCTTTGCTGGCGCGTGCAAGGTTTGCGGCGTACTGGGCACTATTTGCCGCACCGACGTAATCACGGGTGTCCCAACTTTGCCGGGCACTAAGGGAAAGTCTGAGGTATTCGCTTTCTTCCGGGGAGGCGGTTTCTGCCCACTCCGCAACTGTGCAAGGTGTGAGTTGGAGTTGGCGTGCGAGCTCCCGGATGATGTCCGTTGTAGGCTCGCGGCGGGCGCTTTCAAGGAGTGAAATATAGCTCGCTGAATAAAGTTCGCCGCCAAGTTCGCCTTGAGTCAGGCTCCGAGATAAGCGTTCTTGTTTCAGCCGGTCACCAAAACTGCTGCCCACTCTATTGCTCCTTGCTTGGGTTTCACCACACTGTTGGCTCAACCCTAAGGCCAGATGAACCATGTCTAGCCTAAAACCTAACAGAATCTGTCAAAGAGGGTTGGGGAAGCACCTAGGGCTTTTCGGAGATCGAGACGCCGCCACACTTGGTCAGCCTGTACAGCTTGGCATGGCCCTCACTGGCCACCAAGGAAAAGGCCGCCGAATCTGGTGCCAGAGTCACACCCGGGTAGAGGGATCGGGGGTTATTAAACGCTGGAATATAGTCCGTGCCAAAATCAAGGAGGTATGTCACACCCAGCCGTTTTGCAGCCGCACAAACCTCTTGATCAGTACCGATGCGGTTGAGCCAAAACCGCAGCATGTACAAGTCCGGACTTAGATCGCCTTGGGAACTATAAGGAAAGAGCATTGTCCGCTCTGCCAGCGCCATGGCAAGAGCTGAGCCGTTATAAGGATTATTGGCAATCACATCATCCTTGGTGGTGTAGTTCCCGAGCCGGTGGATCAACGCAAGCTCCTGGGCATCCACCTGCGCCAGCCCGTTAGGACTCGCAGGGACGTTATACATAATGCCCACCTGCTCTTTCATCTGCCACAGTCCCGGGTTAGTGAAAGTCAGTACGACGACGAGCGCTGCCACCGCCGCCGTCTTGCCTTTGCGCTGCCACAGGGCCGAACCGGAAAAGATCTTTGGGAAACGGTGGCTAAACCAGCCAGAAAGCGTGACCATGCCAAGGGCCGCCAGTGGCACCGCCAGCAGGGGCATCAGCGCAGCAATTCGTTCCGGATTGTCCCACCAGGGAGCCATCGCGATGTTCGCCAGCACAAAGTTTGTGCCGGCTGATAGTGGATAAGTGAGAATTAGCAGCACCAAAGAGGCCGGCAACCAGCGCAATCCAGTGAGATGAAAACCGGCGCGCACACCTATGAGAACCAATGCGCTCAAGGCCAACGCCGGAAACCAGATGGGCGCCGGAGCGTGGGTGAAATTGCGGATCAGCGCCAGCGGGAAGGACAAAAACGCTGGGCTTGTGTAATTGAACAGACTACGAATTTGGGGAAGCGTATACAACGCGGCTAAAACGGCAGCTGTCACCATCACAAAGAAACCCAACCGCTTCCAGCCATGGAAGGAGCTGCGGCCAAAAGCGGTGCGTATCCAGGAATACAGCAAATAGCCCAACAGGGGTGTTAGCACCAGCAGGACGCTGAACACGCCGTTGGGCTGGGCTGTGATTGCACCAGGCAGGAACAGTGCCACGACAGCCAACGCTTGTGCAGGGTTCAGGCCCGAATGGACGGTGGGTCGCAGGATCAGCAACACCAACCCGATCCCCACAGGTACCAGTGCGTTGGACAGAGCATTTGGATAGGCGGAGCCGTACTGCACTAAAAGCCACGGGAAAGCAGGAAAAGCTGCGGCAAAAGCACCTGCGCAGACGAGCAGCATAGCTTTGCCGCCGAACAACACACGCGTGAGGAACACGCAACTTAGCGGCCATACAAAACCGGCCACTGCTAGCCACATGATGTTGGTGGCAGCGGGAATGCTGATGCCGGTGAGGATGGCAAGCAGACTGGTGAGACCGTGCCATGCGCCAGGGTAGAAGGCGGCTTTAACTGTGGGAAGAATGAAGCTTGAGAGGGCGAAGGAGGAGGCGTTGGATGTTTCCACGGCAAACGCTGTGGCGTTCAGGTGGAATACCGAGTCGTAGCCTTGGGTGAACTGTTCAGGATTTTGGGCAACCAAGACCAACAATGTCGTTGTCATTGCCAGTGCCAGCAAGACTCCCGCCAGCATTGGGAGGATGCTTGCCCTGAACTTTTCCTTGCGCAGGGGTAACGCAATTTTTAGGGCCGGGATGAAGTACCGTGCAGAAGCAGCTGTCGCGGCCGTAACTAGCGTCCCCAGTAGCACCACCGGGATGTGCCATGGCAGATGGATCAAGGGGGCAACTATGGCGCTGACAGCCACAATCGAAACAGATACTGCAGGGGCCAGACAAAAGGCCATCAAAGAGCGTACACGCAACGTTGCCAGCACAGCCGCGCCGGGCAGGGTGAGTATAAACAACGCCACAATGAAAGCTGGCAGCGCTTCAAACCATGAACTCACCCAAACATCCTGTCTTAGATTGTTGGGCCGGGTCAGGCCTTTTTGACCACACTGGATTTAAGTTTCATGGCGCCGAAGCCGTCGACCTTGGCGTCAATGTCATGCCCATTGACGGGGTCTATAAGGCGGATATTGCGAACTTTGGTACCAATTTTCAAATCTTGCGGGCTACCCTTAATCTTCATCGTTTTCACGATGCTCACAGTGTCGCCGTCGTTCAAGACATTTCCCACAGCGTCCTTAACTACCGCCTGAACCAACGCGTCGTGCGCCGCATCAGGTGCTTGGACCGGCACAAATTCATGTGCACATTCTGGGCAAACCAATAATTCGCCCATCTGGTAGGTGTATTCACAGGCGCAAACGGGGCACGGAGAAAGGGTCTCACTCATGGCCTCCATCTTAGCCGCATCCCCATTTTAGTCTTGGAGCCACCAGCCTGCACTAAAGCCCTGAGAAACGTACGGAATAAAAAACAGCGACATCCAATGGATGCCGCTGCTATTTAATCTGGTCGGGGTGACAGGATTTGAACCTGCGGCCTCGTCGTCCCGAACGACGCGCGCTACCAAGCTGCGCCACACCCCGATCCGTAGCTTTCACCTAACCTGCGAAGGTCTGAAAAAGCAACCACTCAAGACTAGCGGACAGGGGCCATGATCACGAAATCGTGGCGTGCCCCTGACTCGTAGATTACGAGGTATTAGGTCAAGGAAACACGTGAATACGAACTGACCAAACTGCCTGTTTCCTTAGGTTCTTAGGTTCCTAGCGTCGAGCCGTGAGAGTCAACACAACAGCTTCAGGCCTGCACGCGAAGCGGAAGGGGGCAGTGCGTGCGGTGCCTATCCCTGCGGAGACGTTCACCGGCGTCGTACGTCCATAGGCCTCCCAGTCATTGAGGCCCCGAGCTCGCCACGTAGGCAAGTCGCAATTACTGACAAGTGCCCCGTAGCCGGGAATGCAGACCTGGCCGCCATGGGTATGGCCAGCAAGGATCAAATCCGCGCCCTCTTGAGTGAAATGGTCAAGAACACGCTGATACGGGGCATGCGCCACAGCGATTTTCACGTGCGGGGCGGAATCTTGGTTGATTGAACCCTGCGGCCAACCGGCGTAACGCTCCCGGTTTAGATGTGGATCGTCAACGCCGCTGAAATCGAAGCGAATGCCGTTCATCGGAAGGGATTGGGCACGGTTTGTCAGATCGACCCAACCACCAAGCCCAAAGCCCGTGTGCAGTGCCTGCGTGTCCAGCGGGATGGGATGGTGCCTGGTCCCGGATGGGTGCTTAGAGGGACCTGTTAGATAGGAGAAAGGGTTTTTGAAACTAGGGGCAAAATAGTCGTTTGAGCCCGGTACAAAAACCCCCGGGAACTTCATTAGCGGACCGAGGGCATCCAAAAGCGGAGCAATCGCATCCGGGTGGCTAAGGTTATCGCCGGTGTTGACCACAAGATCCGGCTGCAACGAGGCCAACTCCCTGAGCCACCGGGTCTTCTTGTGCTGGCCCGGGGATAAGTGGATGTCAGAAAGATGCAGCACAGTAAAGGGCGCCGAACCGGGCGGGAGAATGGCCAAAGATTCTTCCCGGAGTGCAAACCAATGCCGTTCAATTAAGGCACCGTACGCCACAGCGCCGGCACCAGCGGCCAAGACAACCCCCGCCGCCGCACTGAATGTGGATAAGCGGGACGGGGCTGCGTACGTTCGTGACATCAGGGCGACGCTCTACTCTTTCTTGTCTTTATCGTCAGGTTTGTTATTGCCTTTATCGTCGCCGTCCTTGGGCTTGTCAGAATCCTTGGGCTTGGGCGGAATTATCACCGGCGCGTTGACCATGCTGGCTGGTGGGAGGTCAAAGCCATTGACATCAAAGAACCCCGCGATCTGGTTCATGTAACCCTGCCAGGCCTTCCCAGCGTAGGTTGCGCCGTCAACGTAGTCGATGCGCTGGTTGGCGATCAGTTTGCCGTTGTTGGATGCGTTCTTATCCTCCGGGCTACCCAGCCATGAGGCCGTGGCCAAACCGCGGGTGAAACCAATGGTCCACGTGTGTTGGGAGTCATTGGTTGTTCCCGTCTTGGCTGCTGCCGGGTACTGCAAGCCCAGCTGGTAGCCGGAGCCACGAACCAGGACCTCCTGG
This genomic window from Arthrobacter sp. TMP15 contains:
- a CDS encoding helix-turn-helix transcriptional regulator, whose translation is MGSSFGDRLKQERLSRSLTQGELGGELYSASYISLLESARREPTTDIIRELARQLQLTPCTVAEWAETASPEESEYLRLSLSARQSWDTRDYVGAANSAQYAANLARASKDPVTWWDMTFLAANSLRQNGDYSGACEVLQSLLEHSLTRENDALSLRAHQVMAAAMLDAGSLQDSIIHATQAVEIGSGDSAEEFSAYLMALQTLVGALAESGRLDEAWTHTLTLAEAVNEETSAQIAGEIHWVIGNVAFIRQDTRAGLKHHAKASHLLSPSVDLSRWAQFNKATAWVRLTAGVVEPATLQAIERSELAHSIVGATTAENLEILLLRARWNYLNGDFPQALELLGLIEAQKTELAPHIAGDSALVLGNVLQASGRLQEALGAYRDAQDRYVRAGALDRAAVARDHAAQIATDRT
- a CDS encoding metallophosphoesterase, giving the protein MSRTYAAPSRLSTFSAAAGVVLAAGAGAVAYGALIERHWFALREESLAILPPGSAPFTVLHLSDIHLSPGQHKKTRWLRELASLQPDLVVNTGDNLSHPDAIAPLLDALGPLMKFPGVFVPGSNDYFAPSFKNPFSYLTGPSKHPSGTRHHPIPLDTQALHTGFGLGGWVDLTNRAQSLPMNGIRFDFSGVDDPHLNRERYAGWPQGSINQDSAPHVKIAVAHAPYQRVLDHFTQEGADLILAGHTHGGQVCIPGYGALVSNCDLPTWRARGLNDWEAYGRTTPVNVSAGIGTARTAPFRFACRPEAVVLTLTARR
- a CDS encoding zinc ribbon domain-containing protein YjdM — translated: MSETLSPCPVCACEYTYQMGELLVCPECAHEFVPVQAPDAAHDALVQAVVKDAVGNVLNDGDTVSIVKTMKIKGSPQDLKIGTKVRNIRLIDPVNGHDIDAKVDGFGAMKLKSSVVKKA
- a CDS encoding DUF6541 family protein, with the protein product MSSWFEALPAFIVALFILTLPGAAVLATLRVRSLMAFCLAPAVSVSIVAVSAIVAPLIHLPWHIPVVLLGTLVTAATAASARYFIPALKIALPLRKEKFRASILPMLAGVLLALAMTTTLLVLVAQNPEQFTQGYDSVFHLNATAFAVETSNASSFALSSFILPTVKAAFYPGAWHGLTSLLAILTGISIPAATNIMWLAVAGFVWPLSCVFLTRVLFGGKAMLLVCAGAFAAAFPAFPWLLVQYGSAYPNALSNALVPVGIGLVLLILRPTVHSGLNPAQALAVVALFLPGAITAQPNGVFSVLLVLTPLLGYLLYSWIRTAFGRSSFHGWKRLGFFVMVTAAVLAALYTLPQIRSLFNYTSPAFLSFPLALIRNFTHAPAPIWFPALALSALVLIGVRAGFHLTGLRWLPASLVLLILTYPLSAGTNFVLANIAMAPWWDNPERIAALMPLLAVPLAALGMVTLSGWFSHRFPKIFSGSALWQRKGKTAAVAALVVVLTFTNPGLWQMKEQVGIMYNVPASPNGLAQVDAQELALIHRLGNYTTKDDVIANNPYNGSALAMALAERTMLFPYSSQGDLSPDLYMLRFWLNRIGTDQEVCAAAKRLGVTYLLDFGTDYIPAFNNPRSLYPGVTLAPDSAAFSLVASEGHAKLYRLTKCGGVSISEKP
- a CDS encoding phosphoribosylaminoimidazolesuccinocarboxamide synthase, with protein sequence MNSAIPAAPLLAGWTHVYSGKVRELYVPAAGPEQDSAGDSVSTPFAGRDDVVLVVASDRISAFDHILATEIPDKGRILTGLSLWWFEQLNVPNHLLATTVADGVPAEVAGRAMVCKKLQMFPIECISRGYLTGSGLLEYRASQTVCSLPLPAGLLDGSRLKEAIFTPSAKAEVGEHDENISFETMVGSVGAPAAEALRKLTLEIYSRAEEVARERGIILADTKVEFGTDPASGAITLGDEVLTPDSSRFWDAELWAPGQAQPSFDKQYVRDWLASPESGWDRSSDTEPPALPAEVVERTRARYIEAFERLTGSTFI